Proteins from a genomic interval of Desulfofustis limnaeus:
- a CDS encoding hydantoinase B/oxoprolinase family protein, which produces MDMKKNGTWRIWVDRGGTFTDVVARRPDGVIVTHKLLSENPEQYTDAAVQGIRDLLGLRTAEPIPTEMIEHVKMGTTVATNALLERTGDRTLLLITKGFGDALRIGYQNRPRLFDRHIILPELLYERVAEVDERLDARGEVIVPLDEQRIVRCLEKAYNDGIRAVAIVFLHAYRYPDHERRAAELARSIGFTQVSTSHEASPLMKVVPRGDTTVVDAYLSPILRRYVDQVATELSSSGATAPCLMFMQSNGGLTDARMFQGRDAILSGPAGGVVGMAKTGEMSGYRKLIGFDMGGTSTDVAHYDGVYERSFETVVAGVRMRAPMMHIHTVAAGGGSILHFDGARYRVGPDSAGANPGPVCYRRGGPLTVTDCNVMLGKIQPGFFPHVFGASGDQPLDRDAVAQRFAALAETIAASTGLPVQPPEQVADGFLRIAVENMANAIKKISVQRGHDITGYTMNCFGGAGGQHACLVADALGMKRIFLHPFAGVLSAYGMGLADITAMREAQIECELDGQALEIIDQRSRPLEAQARQEVAEQGVAEEEIAVVRRLHIRYDGTDTSLPVIAGSLATMREAFEQAHRRRFGFIARERRLMVEAVSIEAVGSGEAQQDETIRAESHGTPGAELARAEVFMAGQWCSTPLFERSSLQTGQQVDGPAIIIESTSTIVVEPGWRAEMNNHHHLILSRYLSRPQAEAVGTHVDPVMLEVFNNLFMSIAEQMGATLANTAYSVNIKERLDFSCAVFNAHGDLVANAPHVPVHLGSMSDSVKTIIRENRGAMRPGSVYMLNAPYNGGTHLPDVTVVTPVFDEAGKDILFYVGSRGHHADIGGRTPGSSPPDSKHIDEEGVLIDNFLLVEAGRLREAETRQLLASGPYPCRNIEQNMADLTAQIAANETGVSELRTMVHQFGLDVVHAYMQHVQDNAEESVRRVLDVLKEGRFVNRLDGGQQIAVDISVDRERREAIIDFTGTSPQHSGNYNAPLAVCRAAVLYVFRTLVADEIPLNEGCLKPLRIVVPPGTMINPSYPAAVIAGNTEVSQAITDTLFGALGVLAASQGTMNNFVYGNKTYQNYETICGGTGAGPDHPGTSAVHSHMTNTRMTDPEVIEWRFPVRLESFSIRKGSGGRGRFNGGDGVIRAMRFLEPMTATILSSHRETAPYGLAGGGDGQPGRNYVIRRDGSRVELRGNDEIEMAAGDLFVIETPGGGAFGCLETLPAKEQR; this is translated from the coding sequence ATGGATATGAAGAAAAACGGAACCTGGCGAATCTGGGTCGATCGCGGTGGTACGTTCACCGACGTGGTTGCTCGTCGTCCGGATGGGGTGATAGTCACCCATAAACTGCTCTCAGAAAATCCGGAACAGTACACCGACGCTGCTGTCCAGGGGATCCGCGATCTGTTGGGTCTGCGGACGGCGGAGCCGATTCCGACCGAGATGATCGAGCATGTGAAGATGGGTACCACCGTGGCCACCAACGCCCTGCTCGAGCGGACCGGAGACCGGACCCTGCTCCTCATCACCAAAGGGTTTGGCGATGCCCTGCGGATAGGCTACCAGAACCGGCCCCGTCTCTTCGACCGACATATCATCCTGCCCGAGTTGCTCTACGAGCGCGTCGCGGAAGTGGACGAGCGCCTGGACGCCCGGGGCGAGGTGATCGTCCCGCTCGACGAGCAGCGTATCGTTCGTTGTCTGGAAAAAGCCTATAACGATGGTATCCGCGCCGTTGCCATTGTCTTTCTACACGCTTATCGTTATCCCGACCACGAGCGAAGAGCGGCGGAGCTTGCCCGTTCGATCGGGTTCACGCAGGTATCCACCAGCCACGAGGCGAGTCCGTTGATGAAAGTGGTGCCACGCGGTGATACCACTGTGGTCGATGCCTATCTCTCTCCAATTCTGCGCCGTTACGTCGATCAGGTGGCCACCGAGTTGAGCAGTTCCGGCGCTACGGCGCCGTGCCTGATGTTCATGCAGTCCAACGGCGGCTTGACCGATGCTCGCATGTTTCAGGGGCGCGATGCCATCCTATCCGGTCCAGCGGGCGGTGTGGTCGGCATGGCCAAGACCGGCGAGATGAGCGGCTATCGGAAACTGATAGGTTTTGACATGGGCGGTACCTCCACCGATGTGGCCCATTATGACGGGGTCTACGAGCGGAGCTTCGAGACGGTGGTCGCCGGAGTGCGGATGCGGGCTCCGATGATGCACATCCATACCGTCGCTGCCGGCGGCGGTTCCATCCTGCATTTCGATGGGGCTCGTTACCGGGTCGGGCCCGATTCCGCCGGCGCCAACCCTGGCCCGGTCTGCTACCGTCGGGGTGGGCCGCTCACCGTGACCGACTGCAACGTCATGCTCGGCAAGATTCAGCCCGGCTTCTTTCCCCATGTCTTCGGTGCCAGCGGTGATCAGCCGCTGGACCGGGATGCGGTCGCGCAACGTTTCGCCGCTCTGGCTGAAACCATTGCTGCCTCCACCGGATTACCGGTTCAACCGCCGGAACAGGTGGCCGATGGATTTCTCCGCATCGCCGTGGAAAACATGGCCAATGCCATCAAGAAGATTTCGGTTCAACGGGGCCACGACATCACCGGCTATACCATGAACTGCTTTGGCGGGGCCGGCGGACAGCATGCCTGCCTAGTTGCCGACGCGCTGGGCATGAAACGCATCTTCCTGCACCCGTTTGCCGGGGTGTTATCGGCGTACGGCATGGGACTGGCGGATATTACCGCCATGCGTGAGGCCCAGATCGAGTGCGAACTTGATGGGCAGGCCCTGGAAATCATCGACCAGCGGAGTCGGCCCCTGGAGGCACAAGCTCGGCAGGAAGTGGCGGAACAGGGCGTGGCCGAAGAGGAAATTGCGGTCGTGCGCCGGTTACATATTCGCTACGACGGTACCGACACCTCCCTGCCGGTAATCGCCGGTAGCCTTGCCACGATGCGGGAGGCCTTCGAACAGGCCCATCGCCGCCGCTTCGGATTCATCGCCCGCGAGCGTCGGTTGATGGTCGAGGCGGTGTCGATCGAGGCCGTTGGCTCCGGTGAAGCGCAACAAGACGAGACGATCAGGGCGGAGAGCCACGGGACGCCTGGTGCTGAACTCGCTCGCGCTGAGGTCTTCATGGCTGGTCAATGGTGCTCGACGCCGCTCTTTGAGCGTTCTTCCTTACAGACGGGGCAACAGGTTGACGGCCCGGCGATCATTATCGAGTCGACGTCCACCATCGTCGTCGAACCCGGCTGGCGGGCCGAGATGAACAACCATCACCATCTCATTCTCTCCCGATATCTGTCGCGTCCGCAGGCGGAAGCGGTGGGCACCCACGTTGATCCGGTGATGCTCGAGGTGTTCAACAATCTGTTCATGTCCATAGCCGAACAGATGGGGGCGACGCTGGCCAATACCGCCTATTCGGTCAATATCAAGGAGCGACTCGATTTCTCCTGCGCCGTTTTTAACGCCCATGGTGATCTGGTGGCCAATGCCCCCCACGTACCGGTACATCTCGGTTCGATGAGTGATTCGGTTAAGACGATTATCCGGGAGAACCGCGGTGCCATGCGGCCTGGTTCGGTGTACATGCTCAACGCCCCGTACAACGGCGGTACCCATTTGCCCGACGTGACCGTTGTGACGCCGGTTTTTGACGAGGCCGGTAAAGACATTCTCTTCTATGTGGGGTCGCGCGGACACCATGCCGATATCGGCGGCCGGACACCGGGTTCGTCGCCGCCCGACAGCAAGCACATCGACGAAGAAGGGGTGTTGATCGACAACTTCCTCCTGGTCGAGGCGGGCCGCCTGCGCGAGGCGGAGACGCGGCAGCTGTTGGCTTCGGGGCCTTATCCCTGCCGCAACATCGAGCAGAACATGGCCGACCTGACTGCCCAGATTGCCGCCAACGAGACCGGGGTCAGCGAATTGCGCACAATGGTCCACCAGTTCGGACTCGACGTGGTTCATGCCTATATGCAGCATGTCCAGGACAACGCCGAGGAATCGGTGCGGCGGGTGCTCGACGTTCTCAAGGAAGGCCGGTTCGTCAACCGCCTCGACGGAGGTCAGCAGATAGCCGTCGATATCTCGGTTGATCGGGAGCGGCGCGAGGCGATTATCGATTTCACCGGGACGTCACCGCAGCATTCCGGCAATTACAACGCGCCGCTGGCCGTCTGCCGGGCGGCCGTATTGTATGTCTTTCGCACGCTGGTGGCCGATGAGATCCCGCTCAATGAGGGATGCCTGAAGCCGCTGAGGATTGTGGTGCCGCCGGGAACCATGATCAACCCCAGTTATCCGGCAGCAGTCATTGCCGGTAACACCGAGGTGTCGCAGGCGATTACCGATACGCTTTTCGGGGCGCTCGGGGTGCTCGCCGCTTCGCAGGGGACGATGAACAATTTTGTCTACGGCAATAAAACCTACCAGAATTATGAGACCATTTGCGGGGGGACCGGCGCCGGTCCGGATCATCCTGGGACCAGCGCGGTACACAGCCACATGACGAACACTCGGATGACCGATCCGGAGGTGATCGAATGGCGCTTCCCGGTGCGTCTCGAGTCCTTTTCCATCAGAAAGGGGTCCGGCGGGCGCGGGCGTTTCAACGGCGGTGACGGCGTGATCCGGGCCATGCGTTTTCTCGAGCCGATGACCGCCACGATCCTCTCTTCTCATCGGGAGACTGCGCCCTATGGTTTGGCGGGAGGCGGCGACGGTCAACCGGGACGAAATTATGTAATCCGGCGGGACGGCAGCCGCGTAGAGTTGCGCGGCAACGACGAGATCGAGATGGCAGCGGGCGACCTCTTCGTTATCGAGACCCCCGGCGGCGGCGCCTTCGGGTGCCTCGAAACGTTACCGGCAAAAGAGCAACGATAA
- a CDS encoding TRAP transporter substrate-binding protein, with amino-acid sequence MKRIKSLVHSLLSGLFLCGLATGVQAADAITWDMPTPYPDKTFHTQNIMQFADEVRQATNGRLDIKIHSAGSLFKHPEIKNAVRGGQVPIGEFFVSLLSNENPVFGADSQPFLATNYEDAEKLWLAQKPIITGLLEKQSLMPLFSVAWPPQGLYTKKPINTVEDLKGIKFRTYNATLEKLANLVGAAPTQVEVPDIPQAFATGRVEAMITSPSTGADSKAWDFVSHFTDIQAWVPKNIVVVNQRTFQKLDQDIQQAVLTAAANAEKRGWEMSRKENSDQIAVLKDNGMTVVEPSEELMAGLKNVGEEMLVEWKQAAGAEGEALLQAFGN; translated from the coding sequence ATGAAGCGGATCAAGTCTCTCGTTCACAGCCTATTGTCCGGTCTTTTTCTGTGCGGCCTTGCCACCGGAGTCCAGGCGGCCGACGCCATCACCTGGGACATGCCGACCCCCTACCCGGACAAGACGTTCCACACCCAGAACATCATGCAGTTCGCCGATGAAGTGAGACAGGCAACCAATGGTCGACTGGACATCAAAATCCACTCGGCTGGATCGCTGTTCAAACACCCGGAGATCAAAAATGCCGTTCGCGGCGGTCAGGTGCCCATCGGCGAATTTTTCGTCTCCCTGCTCTCCAACGAAAATCCGGTATTTGGCGCCGATTCCCAGCCGTTTTTGGCTACCAACTACGAAGACGCGGAGAAATTGTGGCTGGCCCAAAAACCAATCATCACCGGCTTGCTCGAAAAGCAGTCATTGATGCCGCTGTTCTCAGTCGCCTGGCCGCCGCAAGGCCTGTACACGAAAAAGCCGATCAATACAGTCGAGGATCTCAAAGGCATCAAGTTCAGGACCTACAACGCCACCCTGGAGAAATTGGCCAATCTGGTGGGGGCCGCCCCAACTCAGGTTGAAGTGCCTGATATTCCACAGGCGTTTGCCACCGGCCGAGTCGAGGCAATGATTACCTCGCCGTCCACCGGCGCCGACTCCAAAGCCTGGGACTTTGTTTCCCATTTCACCGACATCCAGGCCTGGGTGCCGAAGAACATCGTAGTCGTCAACCAGCGTACGTTCCAAAAGCTTGACCAGGATATCCAGCAGGCGGTGTTGACCGCCGCCGCCAACGCCGAGAAGCGCGGCTGGGAGATGAGCCGCAAAGAAAATTCCGACCAGATCGCGGTACTGAAAGACAACGGCATGACCGTTGTCGAGCCGAGCGAGGAATTGATGGCCGGCTTGAAGAACGTCGGCGAGGAGATGCTCGTCGAGTGGAAACAGGCCGCCGGCGCTGAGGGAGAAGCCCTGCTGCAGGCCTTCGGCAACTAA
- a CDS encoding TRAP transporter small permease, giving the protein MRKALDAVYLASGWLAAFFIAAIALVVIAQVSLNLIDRISTLIRGTAIGLTIPSYADFTGFFLAAASFLALAHSLRDGAHIRVTILISHLSSKVALALEYWCLAVAAAISCYFTWYTGALVIESYSFNDLSPGMIAVPLWIPQTAMLVGLAILSIALIDQLLSLFWGRQPTYLDTGEGVLVGDESEDSADRTATEKHHG; this is encoded by the coding sequence ATGCGAAAAGCTCTCGACGCGGTCTACCTGGCCAGCGGCTGGCTTGCCGCTTTCTTTATTGCGGCTATCGCGCTGGTGGTCATCGCTCAGGTGAGCCTCAACCTGATCGACCGGATCAGTACCCTCATCCGGGGTACCGCCATCGGCTTGACAATCCCCTCCTACGCTGACTTTACCGGTTTTTTCCTGGCCGCTGCTTCCTTTCTCGCCTTGGCCCATTCCCTGCGAGATGGCGCCCATATTCGGGTGACGATTCTGATCTCACATCTTTCCAGCAAGGTGGCTCTGGCCCTGGAATACTGGTGCCTAGCCGTGGCAGCAGCCATATCCTGTTATTTTACCTGGTACACCGGGGCACTGGTTATCGAGTCATATTCCTTCAACGATCTGTCGCCGGGGATGATTGCCGTACCGCTCTGGATACCGCAGACAGCCATGCTGGTCGGCCTGGCCATCCTGTCCATCGCCTTGATCGACCAACTCCTTTCCCTTTTCTGGGGGCGCCAGCCCACCTATCTCGACACCGGCGAAGGAGTCCTGGTTGGGGACGAGAGCGAAGACTCGGCAGACCGAACAGCTACGGAGAAGCACCATGGCTGA
- a CDS encoding TRAP transporter large permease yields MAELTMILLLLVFLLALLASGIWVAFSLLAVGMAGIHFFSGAPLGNVMATTIWGASNSWALAALPLFIWMGEILFRSHLSEDMFSGLSPWLSRLPGRLLHVNILGCGIFAAVSGSSAATAATIGKMSLPELARRNYPERMMIGTLAGSATLGLLIPPSIILIVYGVATEQSIARLFIAGILPGTLLIFLFVGYVIVWSMFNRQQIPQPTETLPLAEKLKRSRRLIPIVLLICGVIGSIYAGIASPTDAAAVGVLLALILSWLGGTLDRKTFLDGLMGATKTSCMIAFILAGAAFLTVAMGFTGIPRMLAEWIGTFGLSPYALLAALSLFFIVLGCFLDGISVVVLTTSVIMPMVEQAGIDPLWFGIFIVLVVEMAQITPPVGFNLFVIQGLTGMDILRVAVAALPFFLLLVVALVLITVFPTIVTILPSMMGS; encoded by the coding sequence ATGGCTGAACTGACCATGATCCTGTTGTTGTTGGTGTTTCTGCTGGCCCTGCTGGCCAGCGGCATCTGGGTGGCCTTTTCCCTGCTGGCTGTCGGCATGGCCGGCATACACTTTTTCTCCGGCGCCCCGCTCGGCAACGTCATGGCCACCACCATCTGGGGGGCAAGCAACAGCTGGGCTCTGGCCGCCCTGCCACTGTTCATCTGGATGGGCGAGATTCTCTTTCGATCGCATCTGTCGGAAGACATGTTTTCCGGCCTGTCACCCTGGTTGTCCCGCCTTCCCGGCCGCCTGCTGCACGTGAATATTCTCGGATGCGGCATCTTCGCGGCAGTGTCGGGATCTTCCGCGGCTACCGCCGCTACCATCGGCAAGATGTCGCTGCCCGAGCTGGCCCGCCGCAACTATCCGGAACGGATGATGATCGGCACACTGGCCGGATCGGCAACCCTCGGCCTGCTCATTCCCCCGTCCATCATCCTCATCGTCTACGGGGTGGCAACCGAACAATCCATCGCCCGTCTGTTCATTGCCGGTATCCTTCCGGGGACACTGCTGATTTTTCTCTTTGTCGGCTATGTGATCGTCTGGTCGATGTTCAACCGGCAGCAGATTCCACAACCGACAGAGACGCTCCCACTGGCCGAGAAATTGAAGCGTTCGCGCCGTTTGATCCCTATTGTTTTACTGATTTGCGGCGTAATCGGCTCCATCTACGCCGGCATCGCATCGCCGACCGACGCGGCCGCCGTCGGGGTTTTGCTGGCCCTGATCCTCTCCTGGCTGGGAGGAACACTGGATCGCAAGACGTTCCTCGACGGCCTTATGGGGGCAACCAAGACCTCCTGCATGATCGCCTTTATCCTTGCCGGGGCGGCATTTCTCACCGTCGCCATGGGTTTCACCGGCATTCCGCGGATGCTTGCCGAGTGGATTGGCACCTTTGGGCTGTCGCCCTATGCACTGCTGGCGGCTTTATCGCTGTTTTTCATTGTTCTGGGCTGCTTCCTCGATGGCATTTCGGTAGTGGTACTGACTACCTCGGTGATCATGCCCATGGTCGAGCAGGCGGGCATCGACCCGCTCTGGTTCGGCATCTTTATCGTGCTGGTGGTGGAAATGGCTCAGATCACCCCACCGGTCGGGTTCAACCTCTTTGTCATTCAAGGCCTGACAGGCATGGATATCCTGCGAGTGGCGGTGGCGGCACTACCCTTTTTCCTGCTGCTCGTCGTCGCCCTCGTTCTGATCACCGTCTTTCCGACGATAGTCACCATCCTGCCGAGCATGATGGGCAGTTAG
- a CDS encoding winged helix DNA-binding protein: MGGKQQNLDLKHFSPIVSSEHLASAGGWQMSELEYGLITANNAFSRWIVQCMAAAGYPDFSSLDVLVLHNVNHRNRRKRLSDICFVLHVEDQYTVNYSLKKLVKAGLVEREKRGKEMFYGTTKEGRSACESYRDVRERCLVSAFTSLDQEGLEVSRAALILRFMSGLYDQAARAASSL, encoded by the coding sequence ATGGGTGGAAAACAACAGAATCTCGATCTGAAACACTTCAGTCCGATCGTCTCCTCGGAACACCTGGCGTCGGCTGGCGGCTGGCAGATGAGTGAACTGGAGTACGGGCTCATTACTGCCAACAATGCCTTCAGCCGCTGGATCGTGCAGTGCATGGCTGCGGCCGGGTATCCCGATTTCAGTTCGCTTGACGTGCTGGTCTTGCATAACGTCAACCATCGTAACCGTCGCAAGCGGCTCAGTGACATCTGTTTTGTCCTGCACGTGGAAGATCAGTATACCGTCAACTACTCATTGAAAAAACTGGTCAAGGCGGGGTTGGTTGAGCGTGAGAAGCGGGGCAAGGAGATGTTCTACGGCACTACGAAAGAAGGCCGATCAGCCTGCGAGTCGTATCGCGATGTACGCGAGCGCTGCCTGGTTTCGGCCTTCACCTCGCTGGATCAGGAGGGCTTGGAGGTAAGCCGGGCGGCCCTGATCCTCCGTTTCATGTCCGGATTGTACGATCAGGCGGCCCGGGCTGCGTCATCGTTGTAA
- a CDS encoding CBS domain-containing protein, whose translation MYVGMWMNREVITIAPEASLAEARELFRKHRIRRLPVVRDDRLVGIVSPGDVEKAMPSILDAQNSQETEFLSATTQITAIMTAAPLTVSPDASLVEAVGVMRHNKIDGLPVVEEGRLVGILSITNILDAFLDMMTTEHAGVRFDLKIDHRSGSFYKMIKAFQRQDKEILAIMQYHDFSRDQQLISVAIRGREHDALLDMLWDSGVKVERVTPIT comes from the coding sequence ATGTATGTGGGCATGTGGATGAACCGGGAGGTAATCACCATTGCGCCGGAAGCCAGCCTTGCCGAAGCGCGGGAGCTGTTCCGCAAACACCGGATCCGACGATTGCCTGTGGTGCGTGATGATCGGCTGGTGGGAATTGTCAGCCCCGGTGACGTGGAAAAAGCCATGCCTTCGATCCTCGATGCCCAGAACAGCCAGGAAACCGAGTTTCTCAGCGCCACCACGCAGATTACCGCCATCATGACTGCTGCGCCGTTGACGGTCAGTCCTGATGCTTCGCTTGTCGAAGCGGTTGGGGTCATGCGGCACAACAAGATCGACGGCCTGCCGGTGGTCGAGGAGGGGCGTCTGGTTGGAATACTCAGTATTACCAACATCCTGGATGCCTTTCTTGATATGATGACCACCGAACATGCCGGGGTCCGTTTCGACCTGAAGATCGATCATCGTTCCGGCTCGTTCTATAAAATGATCAAGGCCTTCCAGCGCCAGGACAAGGAAATTCTTGCCATCATGCAGTATCACGACTTCAGCCGGGACCAGCAACTGATCAGCGTCGCCATCCGAGGACGGGAACACGATGCCCTGCTCGATATGCTCTGGGACAGCGGCGTCAAGGTGGAACGGGTAACGCCGATCACCTGA
- a CDS encoding DUF342 domain-containing protein: MAYKQYFRTGTVSIGEGEERRSFEVSQWVPAGALLVSLDAGDETGSGNKQEVALSPGSQVEYSADSRGLLAETSGYPKLTKKKEGSVQIVTVSLEPMVRISEDGWSAQLTLYPPCDGGPVPDQQQILDELTRAGVRWGIRERAIKAACEQVSEQKTPVVGQVIARGRMPVNGQNGRLRIEVSVGVQPGEEQSDGSMDFKERNVFIGVDAGQLLATRIPATAGLVGINVFGHEVPQVPGKELNVKSSADIVFDEQSGQIRAACGGVVTVVNDTTVKVTSKQVIPDDIDYHTGNVRSKGGVEVGGSVRPGFVLRAGGDILVNGIIESAQVIGGANMIVRGGMTGKQSLLEVEGDVFVHYIEEGRVVARGSVTVAQELYFADVRCLGSFTCGADARVIGSRLFAGGSLSLHQVDTDTSPHSTLAAAVDSERHERYVSLLKKKERCEEAVFKLQHRLGPGGASVDLEDRQEELADCSAELKEFNLIPVSPDNDAAGGLRYACGQKIDIAGVIQAGATIRIGNSEAILRHTCREGFFSLNGDTQKIFFYSSKNPLQNFEL; encoded by the coding sequence GTGGCTTATAAACAGTATTTCAGGACCGGTACCGTCAGCATCGGAGAAGGAGAGGAACGGCGCAGCTTCGAGGTGAGTCAGTGGGTGCCGGCCGGAGCGCTGCTGGTCAGCCTTGATGCAGGCGATGAGACCGGAAGCGGCAATAAACAGGAAGTAGCCTTGTCGCCAGGAAGTCAGGTGGAGTACTCCGCCGACAGCCGGGGTCTTCTCGCTGAAACTTCAGGTTATCCCAAGCTCACCAAGAAGAAAGAAGGCTCCGTTCAGATCGTGACCGTTTCCCTTGAGCCGATGGTGCGAATCAGCGAGGATGGCTGGTCGGCGCAATTGACGCTTTATCCGCCTTGCGACGGTGGCCCAGTCCCCGATCAACAGCAGATCCTCGATGAACTGACTCGGGCAGGGGTTCGCTGGGGAATTCGTGAGCGGGCAATAAAGGCGGCCTGTGAACAGGTATCGGAGCAAAAGACACCGGTTGTCGGGCAGGTGATCGCTCGGGGCAGGATGCCGGTTAACGGACAGAACGGTCGGTTGCGCATCGAGGTGTCGGTCGGTGTCCAACCCGGCGAGGAGCAATCGGATGGCAGCATGGATTTCAAGGAGCGCAACGTCTTCATCGGGGTGGATGCCGGCCAGTTGCTGGCGACCAGAATCCCGGCCACGGCGGGACTGGTCGGGATCAATGTCTTCGGCCATGAAGTGCCGCAGGTGCCGGGCAAGGAACTGAACGTCAAGAGCAGTGCCGACATCGTCTTCGACGAACAATCGGGGCAGATTCGTGCCGCCTGTGGCGGGGTGGTGACGGTGGTCAACGATACCACGGTGAAGGTCACGTCCAAACAGGTAATTCCCGACGATATCGACTACCATACCGGTAACGTGCGGAGCAAAGGCGGTGTCGAGGTCGGTGGCTCGGTACGGCCGGGATTCGTTCTACGGGCTGGTGGTGATATCCTGGTCAATGGCATCATCGAGTCGGCGCAGGTGATAGGCGGGGCCAACATGATCGTGCGCGGCGGCATGACGGGAAAACAATCCCTCCTGGAGGTGGAGGGAGATGTGTTCGTTCACTATATTGAAGAAGGACGGGTCGTTGCTCGCGGTTCGGTAACGGTGGCCCAGGAACTCTATTTTGCCGATGTTCGCTGTCTCGGGTCATTCACCTGCGGGGCTGATGCGCGGGTCATCGGCAGCAGGTTGTTTGCCGGTGGGAGCCTGTCTTTACATCAGGTGGACACCGACACCAGCCCCCATTCAACCCTCGCTGCGGCTGTTGATTCAGAACGTCATGAACGTTATGTGAGTCTTTTGAAAAAGAAAGAGCGGTGCGAGGAGGCGGTGTTCAAGCTGCAACATCGCCTGGGACCGGGGGGGGCCTCGGTTGATTTGGAAGATCGGCAGGAAGAGTTAGCCGATTGCTCTGCAGAGTTGAAAGAGTTCAATCTGATCCCGGTTTCTCCCGACAACGATGCGGCCGGCGGTCTTCGCTATGCCTGCGGCCAGAAAATCGATATCGCCGGGGTTATCCAGGCCGGCGCAACCATTCGTATCGGCAACAGCGAGGCGATCTTGCGCCACACCTGCCGGGAAGGTTTTTTCTCGCTCAATGGCGATACCCAGAAGATTTTCTTTTACTCAAGCAAGAATCCGTTGCAGAATTTCGAATTGTAA
- a CDS encoding flavodoxin family protein, with amino-acid sequence MNILVVLGSPRKNGNSEIAAQQVAETILETHPGSVEYLRLSGQKISPCIACGGCSETGQCVIKDDMGAGYQSLDDADLVILAAPIYFYGLSAQAKAFIDRCQARWSRKYLLKKQIRPGETRRGCLVCTAATQGKKLFDGAILVAKSFFDTLDIEYGGELLIRGVDEKGAILGHSEKLQQAKEFARHLAQTYDS; translated from the coding sequence ATGAACATTCTTGTAGTCCTCGGCAGCCCGAGGAAAAACGGAAACAGTGAGATCGCCGCTCAGCAGGTCGCCGAGACGATCCTGGAAACACACCCCGGCTCGGTCGAATATCTTCGTCTGTCGGGCCAAAAGATCAGTCCGTGCATCGCCTGCGGTGGCTGCTCCGAAACAGGCCAGTGCGTTATCAAAGACGACATGGGCGCCGGCTATCAATCGCTCGATGACGCCGACCTCGTCATTCTGGCAGCGCCCATCTATTTTTATGGCCTCAGCGCCCAGGCCAAGGCCTTCATCGACCGCTGCCAGGCCAGATGGTCCCGGAAATACTTGCTGAAAAAGCAGATTCGCCCAGGAGAGACCCGGCGTGGCTGTCTGGTCTGTACGGCGGCCACCCAGGGCAAGAAGTTGTTCGACGGAGCGATCCTGGTTGCCAAATCGTTTTTCGATACGCTCGACATCGAATATGGCGGCGAATTGTTGATCAGAGGTGTCGACGAGAAAGGAGCGATCCTGGGGCATTCCGAAAAACTTCAACAGGCAAAGGAATTTGCCCGTCACCTGGCACAGACATACGACTCATGA
- a CDS encoding DUF3750 domain-containing protein, with protein MKQAPVLLTGLLALLLLFSACSSNTSWRDASRESAGIAPDPATTETAVLHVYGADAWGWRGWFAIHTWIAAKRTGAESYVVYEVIGWRLNRGLPVVRIDTDIPDRYWFGARPQLLVEHRGEGVDRLIDAVDAAARSYPWKHQYKAVPGPNSNTFVAWIAHHVPELHLDLPFSAIGSGYLPN; from the coding sequence ATGAAACAAGCACCAGTTCTTCTCACCGGTCTTCTGGCATTGCTCCTGCTTTTTTCCGCCTGCTCTTCCAACACCAGTTGGCGCGACGCCAGCCGTGAATCCGCCGGCATCGCCCCTGACCCGGCAACCACCGAAACAGCGGTACTCCATGTCTACGGGGCAGATGCCTGGGGCTGGCGGGGATGGTTCGCCATTCATACCTGGATTGCCGCCAAACGCACCGGCGCTGAATCCTATGTGGTGTACGAAGTGATTGGTTGGCGTCTGAACCGGGGACTACCGGTGGTCAGAATCGATACGGACATCCCGGACCGCTACTGGTTCGGCGCTCGCCCGCAATTGCTCGTCGAGCATCGGGGCGAGGGGGTGGACCGCTTGATCGATGCGGTGGATGCGGCAGCACGCAGCTACCCGTGGAAACACCAATACAAGGCGGTGCCCGGCCCGAACAGCAATACCTTCGTCGCCTGGATAGCCCACCACGTCCCCGAATTGCACCTGGATCTCCCGTTCTCTGCGATCGGCAGCGGCTACCTGCCCAATTGA